Proteins from a genomic interval of Candidatus Nanosynbacter sp. HMT-352:
- the nrdR gene encoding transcriptional regulator NrdR has translation MVFNIGNSRVIESREVSDGAAIRRRRETPDGKRFTTYERVEKPNLAVIKKNGDRELFDRVKLANSTRRSVGKFFKSDEEVDNIITAVEDSLYALGESEVTSKQIGDQVLDELEKRNEVAYVRFASVFYEFKTLDDFVEILAKRRSKGEREL, from the coding sequence ATGGTGTTTAATATCGGCAATAGTCGCGTTATTGAATCACGCGAAGTTTCTGACGGTGCCGCAATTCGACGTCGCAGGGAAACTCCAGATGGCAAGCGATTTACTACGTATGAGCGAGTTGAAAAGCCGAATCTAGCGGTGATAAAGAAAAATGGCGATCGCGAGCTGTTTGACCGGGTGAAATTGGCGAATTCGACGCGCCGTTCGGTCGGAAAATTCTTTAAGTCTGACGAGGAAGTCGATAATATCATTACAGCGGTTGAAGACTCTTTATATGCTCTAGGCGAATCGGAAGTTACATCAAAACAGATTGGCGATCAAGTTTTGGACGAACTAGAAAAGCGTAATGAAGTGGCATATGTTCGTTTCGCTAGCGTTTTTTATGAGTTTAAGACGTTGGACGATTTTGTGGAGATTTTGGCGAAGCGACGCAGTAAGGGCGAGCGGGAATTGTAA
- the ftsZ gene encoding cell division protein FtsZ, whose product MPQIQPSEVQTFASIKVVGVGGAGGSAINRMKDAGLTGVQFIAMNTDAQALHNSKADIKIHLGRDATNGLGAGADPTVGEAAANESRDEIREALEGADMVFVTIGAGGGTGSGAGYVVAEVSRELGILVVGVATRPFSFEGEKRRVNADWAISHLGREVDTLITIPNDRLLQTIDRRTPLLETFKIADDVLRQGVQGISELITEHGLINLDFADVKAIMSNAGSALMGIGRASGDDRAVQAAQQAIESPLIEVSIDGAKGVLFNVTGGYDMSMAEIQEAAEIITSAVSPNANIIFGATLKPEMEDELVITVIATGFDSDTFRQQEVSLTVGDDTKPAETEVDDEMVKNIDLELDREESAESFATEPETNIWENPTVESDDDEDDTPAFLRRRKKNKE is encoded by the coding sequence ATGCCGCAAATACAACCAAGTGAAGTTCAAACATTTGCCAGCATAAAAGTCGTCGGTGTCGGCGGCGCTGGTGGCTCAGCTATTAACCGAATGAAAGACGCTGGTCTAACTGGCGTTCAGTTCATTGCTATGAATACGGACGCTCAGGCGTTGCATAATTCGAAGGCTGACATAAAAATTCATCTTGGTCGTGACGCAACTAATGGTTTGGGCGCTGGTGCTGACCCTACTGTTGGTGAGGCCGCAGCTAATGAATCTCGTGACGAAATTAGGGAAGCGCTAGAGGGTGCAGACATGGTATTTGTGACAATTGGTGCTGGTGGCGGAACTGGTTCCGGTGCTGGCTATGTTGTGGCAGAAGTGTCGCGCGAGCTTGGTATTTTGGTAGTTGGTGTGGCAACTCGACCGTTTAGCTTTGAGGGTGAAAAGCGCCGAGTTAACGCGGATTGGGCGATTTCTCACTTGGGACGCGAGGTTGATACCTTGATTACTATTCCAAATGACAGATTATTGCAAACGATTGATCGCCGAACGCCGCTACTGGAAACATTTAAGATTGCTGATGATGTTTTAAGGCAGGGTGTTCAAGGTATTTCTGAACTGATTACTGAGCATGGTTTGATTAACCTTGACTTTGCTGACGTTAAGGCGATTATGAGTAATGCTGGTTCGGCTTTGATGGGAATTGGACGAGCAAGTGGTGATGACCGAGCGGTTCAGGCGGCGCAGCAAGCTATTGAAAGTCCGCTAATTGAGGTGTCGATTGATGGCGCCAAGGGTGTATTGTTCAATGTAACTGGTGGCTACGACATGAGTATGGCGGAAATTCAGGAGGCTGCAGAAATTATTACTAGCGCTGTTAGTCCGAATGCCAACATTATTTTTGGTGCGACTTTGAAGCCGGAAATGGAAGACGAGCTGGTCATTACGGTGATTGCGACAGGATTTGATAGCGATACATTCCGCCAGCAGGAAGTTAGCTTGACTGTAGGCGACGACACGAAACCTGCCGAAACAGAAGTTGATGACGAAATGGTTAAAAATATTGACCTAGAGTTGGACAGGGAAGAATCTGCCGAAAGTTTTGCGACTGAGCCAGAAACTAATATTTGGGAAAATCCAACCGTCGAATCTGACGATGATGAGGATGATACGCCGGCATTTCTGAGGCGACGAAAGAAGAACAAGGAGTAG
- the ftsA gene encoding cell division protein FtsA gives MQEQSRYVVGIDIGTKNVRCVVGYIDAENGAPKIVGVGEAPNSGMRKGTVTNLSGPAEAIDKALEPAERMSGHQINAATLSINGSHLLSTKADGMITVGTVNNEVTHDDILRLEEVATTGKVPQNREILDIIAHAYRLDGQDNIKDPIGMTGARLEIRANVVSGLVPHITNLQKSAEMAKVEAVSVVPSVLAAAQSVLTESQRENGVAVIDFGAATTGIAIYEEGDLQHLAVIPMGGQNVTNDLAIGLRTDPEIAEVVKLAHARFGGETLGEVETKVEKQTYKFNQEEIDEIVQARYEEIFEAIAKELKRAGRLGKLPSGVVLVGGAAKVKGMVEFTKDQLSVAARLGVPAGYSGVSDEVKGAEFSAAVGLMLIDSMGISQQVKPIVGANDVTKKAGGLLKNIFARFK, from the coding sequence ATGCAGGAGCAATCTCGATATGTGGTAGGAATTGATATTGGCACGAAAAACGTGCGCTGTGTCGTTGGTTATATTGACGCAGAAAATGGTGCGCCAAAAATTGTTGGCGTCGGTGAAGCGCCGAATAGCGGAATGCGAAAGGGAACCGTAACGAATTTGAGCGGCCCAGCTGAAGCTATCGATAAGGCCTTGGAGCCAGCCGAGCGAATGAGTGGTCATCAGATTAACGCAGCTACATTGAGCATTAACGGATCTCATTTATTAAGTACAAAAGCCGACGGAATGATTACCGTTGGAACCGTTAATAATGAAGTCACTCATGATGATATATTGAGGCTGGAGGAAGTTGCTACAACTGGAAAAGTGCCACAGAATAGAGAGATTTTAGATATTATTGCGCACGCGTATAGACTGGATGGTCAAGATAATATTAAAGATCCAATTGGTATGACTGGCGCGCGTCTGGAAATTAGAGCGAATGTCGTGTCTGGTTTGGTCCCTCACATTACTAATCTACAGAAGTCGGCGGAAATGGCTAAGGTTGAGGCTGTATCTGTTGTTCCGTCAGTTTTGGCGGCAGCTCAATCCGTTCTTACGGAAAGTCAGCGCGAAAACGGCGTTGCGGTGATTGATTTTGGCGCGGCAACTACGGGAATTGCTATTTATGAAGAGGGCGATTTACAACATCTGGCGGTTATTCCAATGGGCGGTCAGAACGTAACAAACGATTTGGCTATTGGGCTTAGGACGGATCCGGAAATTGCGGAAGTTGTGAAATTGGCGCATGCGAGATTTGGTGGCGAGACTTTGGGTGAAGTTGAAACGAAGGTTGAAAAGCAGACGTATAAATTTAACCAAGAAGAAATTGACGAGATTGTTCAAGCGCGATACGAAGAGATTTTTGAAGCAATTGCTAAAGAATTGAAGCGAGCTGGGCGACTAGGAAAACTGCCGAGCGGCGTTGTGCTGGTTGGCGGTGCGGCGAAAGTCAAGGGTATGGTGGAGTTTACGAAAGATCAATTGAGCGTGGCGGCACGCTTGGGTGTTCCGGCTGGCTATAGTGGAGTTAGCGATGAAGTGAAAGGCGCGGAATTTTCGGCTGCGGTTGGTCTGATGTTGATTGATTCTATGGGCATTTCGCAGCAGGTGAAACCGATAGTTGGCGCAAATGATGTCACTAAAAAAGCTGGCGGTTTACTCAAAAATATTTTCGCTAGATTTAAATAA
- the map gene encoding type I methionyl aminopeptidase has product MSQLITGEKTPQQMKDMRECGKMLATIYDELKKSVTAGMSELDANYFVAKRIKDFGAEATYLTDEVKFPGVICVSTNEQLVHSFPTEYVFEKGDVVSFDLVIGYRGMKTDSAFTMVVDEEPKGAKKHLLHATEQSLYAGIDAITGDGTRVGDISAGVEAVLKKAKLGIIRELVGHGVGLSMHMEPEIPNYGRRGTGPILHAGDTIAIEPMASLGGEKIITDSDGWTISMKDGSLGAHFEHTVLITETGAEILTKL; this is encoded by the coding sequence ATGAGTCAATTGATCACTGGAGAAAAAACTCCGCAACAGATGAAAGATATGCGCGAATGCGGCAAGATGCTTGCGACAATTTATGATGAATTGAAAAAATCCGTAACGGCTGGAATGAGTGAGTTGGATGCTAATTATTTTGTAGCCAAGCGAATTAAAGATTTTGGCGCAGAGGCGACTTATCTTACGGACGAAGTGAAGTTCCCGGGAGTGATTTGCGTATCGACTAATGAGCAATTGGTGCATTCTTTCCCGACCGAATATGTTTTTGAAAAGGGCGACGTGGTTAGCTTTGACTTGGTGATTGGCTATCGTGGAATGAAGACGGATAGTGCTTTTACTATGGTTGTCGATGAAGAGCCTAAGGGTGCGAAGAAACATTTGTTGCACGCAACTGAACAGAGTTTGTATGCGGGAATTGACGCGATAACTGGCGATGGAACGCGAGTTGGCGATATTTCAGCGGGAGTGGAAGCTGTGCTGAAGAAGGCCAAGCTTGGAATAATCCGTGAACTAGTTGGTCATGGTGTGGGGCTGAGTATGCATATGGAGCCAGAAATTCCGAATTACGGCAGGCGAGGAACTGGTCCGATTTTGCACGCTGGCGACACAATTGCAATTGAACCGATGGCGAGCTTGGGCGGTGAGAAAATTATCACCGACAGCGACGGCTGGACAATTAGTATGAAAGACGGCAGCCTGGGGGCGCATTTTGAGCATACGGTATTGATTACTGAAACTGGCGCTGAAATTCTGACGAAGCTTTAG
- a CDS encoding adenylate kinase family protein, with protein MIVFFGPAGAGKSVQGQILAARHGWRWLSAGQLLRDTHDGELIHRMQSGELVPVETINGLMGEALNKAKDINGVILDGYPRQLEQAKWLIESRSHHGKDVKLVIVLEVPRDEILERLRVRGRVDDTPEAIDKRLSIYRGEIYPILDYLNENGVPIVHMSGVGTVGQVHDEIERELVSRGIVEGVK; from the coding sequence ATGATTGTATTTTTTGGGCCAGCCGGTGCTGGTAAGAGTGTGCAGGGGCAGATTTTAGCGGCGCGTCACGGTTGGCGTTGGCTTAGCGCTGGGCAGCTGTTGCGCGATACTCACGATGGCGAATTGATTCATCGTATGCAATCTGGCGAACTGGTGCCAGTAGAAACTATCAACGGTTTGATGGGCGAGGCTCTTAATAAAGCTAAGGATATTAATGGCGTAATCCTGGACGGCTATCCACGACAATTGGAACAGGCTAAATGGCTGATTGAGTCGCGTTCACACCATGGAAAAGATGTGAAGTTGGTGATTGTGCTGGAAGTTCCGCGTGATGAAATTCTGGAGCGTTTGAGGGTTCGCGGTCGAGTTGATGACACGCCTGAAGCAATTGACAAGCGGCTCAGTATTTATCGAGGTGAAATTTATCCAATTCTGGATTATCTAAATGAAAACGGCGTTCCAATTGTACATATGAGCGGCGTTGGAACTGTCGGGCAAGTTCATGATGAAATCGAGAGAGAGCTGGTCAGTCGCGGCATCGTTGAGGGTGTAAAATGA
- a CDS encoding GatB/YqeY domain-containing protein produces the protein MSALKERITSEMKAALLSGDRFRGDVLRNLKAAILNEEVSLGKREDGLDDAEIEKVVAREVKKRVESADLYRKNDRAELAEPEEKEAEILREFLPEQLGEAEISKIVEEVIAGMDDVSIQKMGQVIGAVKSKVGNAADGALVAKIVKEKLTK, from the coding sequence ATGTCTGCGCTAAAAGAGCGCATTACTAGTGAAATGAAAGCCGCTCTATTGAGCGGCGATCGTTTTCGTGGTGATGTTTTGCGTAATCTAAAAGCAGCAATCTTAAACGAAGAAGTTTCTTTGGGCAAGCGAGAAGACGGCTTGGATGATGCTGAAATTGAAAAAGTCGTTGCTCGAGAAGTGAAAAAGCGCGTCGAAAGTGCGGATTTATATCGAAAGAATGACCGTGCGGAGTTGGCGGAACCTGAAGAAAAAGAAGCGGAAATTCTACGAGAATTTTTGCCAGAGCAACTTGGTGAGGCGGAAATCTCGAAGATTGTAGAAGAAGTTATTGCGGGTATGGACGATGTCTCAATTCAGAAAATGGGACAAGTTATTGGCGCGGTAAAAAGTAAGGTCGGCAATGCCGCGGATGGCGCGTTGGTGGCAAAAATTGTTAAAGAAAAACTTACAAAATAG
- a CDS encoding 30S ribosomal protein S21 has protein sequence MVQVTRKDQKEANENIIRRFNRRVLQSGVLARAKSVMRFEKPISKTERRKKAIIRRERRAEKTAKMRLGVR, from the coding sequence ATGGTACAAGTAACACGTAAAGATCAGAAGGAAGCGAACGAAAATATCATTCGTCGTTTCAACCGCAGGGTTTTGCAAAGCGGTGTTTTGGCTCGCGCTAAGAGCGTTATGCGTTTTGAAAAACCAATTTCAAAGACCGAGCGTCGTAAAAAAGCTATTATTCGCCGCGAGCGACGAGCTGAAAAAACGGCAAAAATGCGCCTAGGGGTGCGTTAA
- a CDS encoding alpha/beta hydrolase, producing the protein MKSEKLWVLSESTDYSFENGLRIAEIYPDLRQGNTIQLATQEDMRRLAEESYNSNHINKTVEQLKDPRYIRVFSGLGRVGIEVAIFGNENANKIQAVLYGWGGNFRHPNAIREAAVLACENPDKAIMVVNMPGVGNSGMLPESVRKEIRKTGSYDSLGEYVGPVIDHVAEDFDEVSVGGHSLGGRVATSSVAHMESKVNELRIFDPVGSRKMGIVALGWNFIGKEGVELTRYGKESLSPSAKELGLEFLQREDPKVIEEVGKLSGESSVEFASPKQGWRQQFLTDPFALSNDGLLEDLLKAAPNVRNSIIIFVPEGSHLTNMRDMARIVGIVNGEPKSTSAEAGLYGILNNHTHNVMNDPTALAIVYGADTKDLALSA; encoded by the coding sequence GTGAAATCGGAAAAACTTTGGGTACTATCTGAATCTACGGATTATTCTTTTGAGAACGGGTTGCGAATTGCTGAGATTTATCCTGACTTAAGACAGGGAAATACTATACAACTTGCTACGCAGGAAGATATGCGTCGCTTGGCTGAGGAATCTTACAATTCAAACCACATAAATAAGACTGTTGAACAACTGAAAGATCCGCGCTATATTCGTGTATTTAGTGGACTGGGTAGAGTTGGGATTGAAGTCGCGATATTTGGTAATGAAAATGCGAATAAGATTCAGGCTGTTTTGTATGGATGGGGAGGAAATTTCCGTCATCCAAACGCAATTCGAGAAGCTGCCGTTCTGGCGTGCGAGAATCCGGATAAGGCTATTATGGTTGTGAATATGCCGGGAGTGGGTAATTCTGGGATGCTGCCTGAGTCTGTTCGTAAGGAGATACGAAAGACTGGTAGCTACGATAGCTTAGGGGAATATGTTGGTCCAGTAATTGACCATGTCGCGGAAGATTTCGACGAGGTTAGTGTTGGTGGGCATTCTTTGGGTGGTCGTGTTGCGACGTCGTCAGTTGCTCACATGGAGTCTAAGGTTAATGAGCTGCGAATATTCGATCCTGTGGGATCGCGTAAAATGGGGATTGTTGCTTTGGGGTGGAATTTCATAGGAAAAGAAGGCGTGGAATTGACGCGTTACGGCAAGGAATCATTGAGTCCAAGCGCAAAAGAACTGGGCTTGGAGTTCTTGCAGAGAGAAGATCCTAAAGTTATTGAGGAAGTTGGTAAACTCTCAGGAGAGTCAAGTGTCGAGTTTGCTTCGCCGAAACAAGGTTGGCGCCAGCAATTCCTTACTGATCCTTTCGCCTTAAGTAATGATGGCTTATTGGAAGATTTATTGAAAGCCGCACCAAATGTCCGAAATAGTATTATTATATTTGTACCCGAAGGTAGTCATTTGACTAATATGCGTGACATGGCTCGCATTGTCGGTATTGTGAATGGTGAGCCTAAGTCGACAAGTGCTGAAGCCGGACTATATGGAATTTTAAACAACCACACTCACAATGTCATGAACGACCCTACTGCGTTAGCGATTGTGTATGGCGCTGACACTAAAGATCTCGCCTTGTCCGCCTAA
- the recJ gene encoding single-stranded-DNA-specific exonuclease RecJ codes for MTLFEKILAARGLTTRAAREEFLHPNYASVKHDPFLLPDMKKAVDRLKKAHAEGEKIVIYGDYDIDGLSATAILLDAFGKFGFKEVGAFIPNRFVEGYGMTMGAVDKVRNMGTDLIVTVDTGSLCHAEIEYASSLGIDTVVTDHHNVAETPPPSIAAVNPKFPGHKYPFRDLCGAGVAFKLVQALQTELDGLPDGYEKWLLDLVALGTVCDIVTLADENRANVYWGLEVLKKQRRPGLKALMSVAGIEPEKVNARHLGFGLGPRMNAAGRLETAQYALDMLTASDGLEALEASEKLEELNIKRRSIQDEIFDEACRQADDMTDDRVLVVNSGNWNHGVIGIVASKLVEKYKKPVFIIGERGDEATGSARSFGDFSAADAVRAADDIIIKGGGHGAAAGVTLATERIDDFRRRVNEFYDSLQLKNQKLYLLPRADVEIDDFSEINEELIDNLAKMEPFGNGNAEPILKMTEATVLNVRRMGADGQHVKLTLRDKNDVVLQMLAFNAPEEFFREVGDEVSAWFQPTVNEWQGMRSVEGRLLHLA; via the coding sequence ATGACATTATTTGAGAAAATTTTAGCAGCTCGAGGCTTAACTACGCGTGCGGCACGTGAGGAATTTTTGCATCCGAATTACGCGTCAGTAAAGCACGATCCGTTTTTATTGCCAGATATGAAAAAAGCGGTGGACCGCTTGAAAAAGGCGCACGCCGAGGGTGAGAAAATTGTTATTTACGGCGATTACGATATTGACGGGCTGAGTGCAACGGCAATTTTGTTAGATGCGTTTGGCAAGTTTGGCTTTAAGGAAGTTGGTGCGTTTATTCCGAATCGGTTTGTTGAGGGTTACGGAATGACGATGGGCGCCGTTGATAAGGTACGAAATATGGGTACGGATTTAATTGTCACGGTTGATACGGGAAGTTTGTGTCATGCGGAAATTGAATATGCGTCGAGTTTGGGGATTGATACGGTGGTGACTGATCACCATAATGTTGCTGAGACTCCGCCGCCGAGTATTGCTGCGGTTAATCCGAAGTTTCCTGGTCATAAATATCCGTTCCGCGATCTTTGCGGTGCTGGTGTAGCGTTTAAATTGGTTCAGGCTCTACAAACCGAACTGGACGGGTTGCCAGACGGTTACGAGAAGTGGCTATTGGATCTGGTGGCGCTGGGGACGGTTTGCGACATAGTTACGTTGGCGGATGAAAATAGGGCGAATGTCTATTGGGGCTTGGAGGTTTTGAAAAAGCAGAGGCGTCCTGGTTTGAAGGCATTGATGTCGGTAGCGGGAATTGAGCCGGAGAAGGTTAATGCTAGGCATTTGGGATTTGGTCTGGGTCCGCGAATGAACGCGGCGGGTAGATTGGAGACGGCGCAATATGCTCTGGATATGCTGACGGCGAGTGATGGTTTGGAGGCGTTGGAGGCTAGCGAAAAGCTGGAAGAATTGAACATTAAGCGTCGCAGCATTCAGGACGAGATTTTTGACGAAGCTTGCCGGCAGGCGGACGATATGACTGATGATAGAGTTTTGGTGGTGAATAGCGGCAATTGGAATCACGGAGTTATCGGCATCGTGGCGTCAAAGTTGGTTGAGAAATATAAGAAGCCAGTTTTTATAATTGGCGAGCGTGGTGACGAGGCTACGGGTTCGGCGCGAAGTTTTGGTGATTTTTCTGCGGCTGATGCGGTTCGCGCAGCTGACGACATCATTATTAAAGGTGGTGGTCACGGAGCGGCGGCGGGCGTGACGCTGGCGACCGAGAGAATTGACGATTTTAGGCGACGAGTGAATGAGTTTTATGATTCGCTGCAATTAAAAAATCAGAAATTATATTTGTTGCCGAGAGCTGACGTTGAGATTGACGATTTTTCGGAAATTAATGAGGAGCTGATTGATAATTTAGCAAAGATGGAGCCATTCGGCAATGGGAATGCCGAGCCTATATTGAAAATGACTGAAGCGACGGTTTTAAATGTGAGGAGAATGGGTGCGGATGGACAACATGTAAAATTGACTTTGCGTGATAAAAATGACGTTGTGCTGCAGATGCTGGCTTTTAATGCGCCAGAAGAATTTTTCCGTGAAGTGGGCGACGAAGTGTCTGCTTGGTTTCAGCCGACCGTAAATGAATGGCAGGGAATGCGGTCTGTTGAAGGGCGATTATTACATTTGGCCTAG
- a CDS encoding ArsR family transcriptional regulator translates to MLDVFITSRVRRKIVVVYAKYPDFHTHVRGLAKLIKEDPGNIQRELKRLEKVGFLQSEKQGNSRTYFTNKQFPIFKELQSMVIKSQQYSARSKRGMADKD, encoded by the coding sequence ATGTTAGACGTTTTTATTACATCTAGGGTGCGGCGAAAAATTGTAGTAGTATACGCTAAGTATCCTGATTTTCACACACATGTTCGCGGGTTAGCAAAGCTAATTAAGGAAGATCCCGGAAATATTCAGCGAGAGTTGAAGCGATTAGAAAAAGTTGGATTTCTGCAGAGCGAGAAGCAGGGGAATTCGCGTACGTATTTCACTAATAAACAATTCCCAATTTTTAAGGAATTGCAAAGTATGGTGATTAAATCTCAGCAATATTCAGCGCGATCAAAGCGCGGCATGGCTGATAAAGACTAA
- a CDS encoding phosphoribosyltransferase, translated as MYFESRSQAGAILADQVLEKYRYENCAVVAIGEGGVLIGEQIAVKLHCVLMMLLSEGIEIPGESLSIGAMSQSGQFTYNSQFSDGEINEYTSEFHGYLEEKKREAHQKMNRLLGDGGIIDKDMLKDRVVILASDGFGDDLSVLDVALSFLKSVRIEKLVIAVPFCGVAAVDKLHMTVDEMHILDVKENFMGLNHYYEDNTLPSKEETIAKINQVILNWK; from the coding sequence ATGTATTTTGAGAGTCGTTCGCAGGCTGGGGCAATTCTGGCTGATCAAGTACTGGAAAAGTATCGCTACGAAAACTGCGCAGTGGTTGCAATTGGTGAAGGTGGCGTGCTGATTGGTGAGCAAATTGCAGTGAAGCTTCACTGTGTCCTCATGATGTTGTTGAGTGAGGGGATTGAGATTCCCGGGGAAAGTTTAAGCATTGGGGCGATGTCGCAGTCTGGGCAATTTACGTATAATAGTCAATTTTCTGACGGTGAAATTAATGAATACACTAGTGAATTTCACGGTTATCTGGAAGAGAAAAAGCGCGAGGCTCATCAGAAAATGAATAGGCTTTTGGGCGATGGTGGAATTATTGATAAGGATATGCTGAAGGATCGGGTGGTGATTTTAGCAAGTGATGGTTTTGGCGATGATTTATCGGTTTTGGACGTGGCTTTGAGTTTTCTGAAGTCAGTTCGGATTGAGAAATTGGTGATTGCGGTGCCGTTTTGTGGTGTGGCGGCGGTGGATAAATTGCATATGACGGTTGATGAAATGCATATCTTGGATGTGAAGGAGAATTTTATGGGATTAAATCATTATTATGAAGATAATACATTGCCGTCCAAAGAGGAAACGATAGCGAAAATTAATCAGGTTATTTTGAATTGGAAGTAA
- the priA gene encoding replication restart helicase PriA, with translation MHYYLVSPTRIVRADASSFTYSSEKRLPTGMIVAIEIGKINAIGVVLQEVRQPDFEVKPISKIVEEYPLPIELVQTAIWMSKYYATHQATVWQAILPSGLSKKRRSINQSTSVNPVESRTKNVFTDEQKAALQTIESFHSGTVLLHGVTGSGKTLVYIEAVKQSLKEERSSIILVPEIALTSQLVAEFSAHLPNVIVTHSKQTEAQRYVIWKRVISSNDPVVIIGPRSALFMPVQQLGLAVIDECHEPSFKQEQSPRYSALRVASVLTNQHRGKLILGSATPAVADYYVAKKSNTPIITMTKPARPNTVRPNVTLVDMTKRNNFTQHQFLSDPLLKSINTALSKNEQVLIFHNRRGTASITLCDNCGWQAGCPRCFIPLTLHADSHKLSCHICGFSTKVPTSCPECKNADIVHKGIGTKRIEDELQRLFPNKKIARFDKDTDLKATVDERYDELKNGEIDIIIGTQVIAKGLNLPHLTVVGVIQADTGLSLPDYSSPERTFQLLAQVVGRVGRSSTPTEVVVQSYQPSHPSITNGLSQNYTEFYQRTISQRQKTNFPPFTYLLKLTCVYKTEAAAIRNAKKLSELLKSNFDNIEVFGPTPAFYERVRDTYRWQIVVKSPKRQELLDVLNFLPSSHWQYELDPVSLL, from the coding sequence ATGCATTACTATTTGGTTTCGCCAACAAGAATCGTCCGCGCCGACGCGAGTTCGTTTACGTATTCTTCGGAAAAAAGACTACCAACCGGAATGATTGTTGCTATAGAAATCGGCAAAATCAATGCTATTGGCGTAGTTCTACAAGAAGTTCGCCAGCCCGATTTCGAGGTCAAGCCAATTAGTAAAATCGTTGAAGAATACCCCTTGCCAATCGAACTCGTTCAAACCGCCATATGGATGAGTAAATATTACGCTACGCACCAAGCGACCGTCTGGCAAGCAATTTTACCCAGCGGATTATCCAAAAAACGTCGCTCAATTAACCAGTCCACCTCAGTTAATCCAGTAGAAAGTCGAACAAAAAATGTATTCACAGATGAGCAAAAAGCAGCTCTCCAGACCATCGAAAGTTTCCATTCCGGAACAGTACTTTTACACGGCGTAACTGGCTCAGGAAAAACTTTAGTGTACATAGAAGCCGTCAAACAATCCCTAAAAGAAGAGCGATCGTCAATAATTTTAGTCCCCGAAATCGCCCTAACTTCGCAACTAGTTGCTGAATTTTCCGCTCATCTGCCAAATGTCATAGTCACCCATTCCAAACAAACCGAAGCTCAACGATATGTAATCTGGAAAAGAGTCATCAGCTCAAACGATCCGGTAGTAATCATCGGCCCGCGATCTGCTCTTTTCATGCCTGTGCAACAGCTCGGACTTGCGGTGATTGATGAGTGTCACGAACCGAGCTTCAAGCAGGAGCAATCCCCTCGATATTCAGCCCTCCGCGTCGCCTCAGTTCTTACAAATCAACATCGCGGCAAACTAATTCTAGGTAGCGCCACCCCAGCAGTCGCCGACTATTACGTTGCAAAAAAATCAAACACGCCAATCATTACAATGACAAAACCAGCAAGACCAAACACCGTTCGCCCCAACGTGACGCTGGTCGACATGACAAAGCGCAACAATTTTACTCAACATCAATTTCTCTCTGACCCACTTCTGAAATCTATAAACACAGCATTATCAAAAAACGAGCAAGTTCTTATTTTTCACAATCGGCGCGGCACAGCATCAATCACATTATGCGATAACTGCGGTTGGCAGGCTGGCTGTCCACGCTGTTTTATTCCACTTACCCTGCATGCGGATAGTCATAAATTGTCATGCCACATTTGCGGTTTTTCGACCAAAGTTCCTACTAGTTGCCCTGAATGTAAAAACGCCGATATCGTTCATAAAGGTATCGGAACTAAGCGAATTGAAGACGAATTACAGAGGTTATTCCCGAACAAAAAAATTGCTCGATTTGATAAAGACACCGATTTGAAGGCTACCGTGGACGAGCGTTACGATGAACTGAAAAATGGCGAAATAGATATAATTATCGGCACGCAAGTTATCGCCAAAGGTTTGAATTTGCCACATTTAACGGTCGTCGGAGTCATTCAGGCTGACACCGGACTTTCCCTTCCTGACTATTCATCGCCCGAACGAACATTCCAATTGCTCGCCCAAGTCGTCGGCCGCGTCGGCAGGTCAAGCACGCCAACGGAAGTCGTCGTCCAATCATACCAGCCAAGCCACCCATCCATCACAAATGGACTCTCTCAAAACTATACAGAATTTTATCAAAGAACCATATCTCAACGACAAAAAACCAACTTTCCGCCTTTTACTTACTTATTAAAACTAACCTGCGTTTATAAAACCGAAGCTGCTGCCATAAGGAACGCTAAAAAATTGTCCGAACTATTAAAATCCAATTTTGATAACATTGAAGTTTTTGGACCAACGCCCGCTTTTTATGAGCGCGTCCGCGATACATATCGATGGCAAATCGTAGTAAAAAGTCCCAAACGACAAGAGCTTCTCGACGTCTTAAACTTCCTGCCGTCATCACACTGGCAGTACGAGCTTGACCCTGTAAGTCTACTGTAA